In Pedobacter sp. WC2423, the following are encoded in one genomic region:
- a CDS encoding alanyl-tRNA synthetase: protein MDKEKKDSKKDIFLKWIRKIGIWGFLFFLVKGLIWLALGYWAVK, encoded by the coding sequence ATGGACAAGGAGAAAAAGGACTCAAAAAAGGACATCTTCCTTAAGTGGATTCGCAAAATTGGCATATGGGGATTTCTGTTCTTTCTGGTGAAAGGACTGATCTGGCTGGCCCTGGGTTATTGGGCGGTCAAATAA
- a CDS encoding DUF4142 domain-containing protein, whose amino-acid sequence MNYRKTMILGVCAAFLLQACNQSPKTESQGTSTLSADTVLDGHADGKNSNLSKLKPEEASFIAQAAVGGLMEVEVGNLTLQKTKLEQVKDFAKRMIKDHTQANSELQTLASGMGIKLPGALPSAEQSHFDAMKQMMANEYDQNYMDMMVNDHAKTIDLFNGASRFENAELKSFALKMLPVLNEHNRMAIRLDSLVKLENRGPKGDDLPNVDKRHKN is encoded by the coding sequence ATGAATTATAGAAAAACAATGATCTTAGGTGTCTGTGCAGCATTTCTGCTACAGGCTTGTAATCAGTCTCCGAAAACTGAAAGTCAGGGTACATCAACTTTATCTGCTGATACAGTATTGGATGGGCATGCTGATGGAAAGAACAGTAATTTATCAAAACTCAAACCCGAAGAGGCATCCTTTATAGCGCAGGCAGCAGTAGGTGGATTGATGGAAGTTGAGGTTGGTAATCTGACGCTTCAAAAAACAAAACTTGAACAGGTGAAGGATTTTGCAAAGCGAATGATCAAAGACCATACGCAGGCAAATAGCGAACTTCAGACCTTAGCCTCAGGCATGGGGATTAAGCTGCCAGGCGCATTGCCTTCAGCAGAACAAAGTCACTTTGATGCCATGAAGCAAATGATGGCAAACGAGTATGATCAGAATTATATGGATATGATGGTAAATGATCACGCTAAAACTATTGACCTGTTTAATGGTGCGAGCAGGTTTGAAAATGCTGAGTTAAAATCTTTTGCTTTGAAAATGCTGCCGGTATTAAATGAGCATAACCGAATGGCTATCCGATTGGATTCTTTGGTTAAGTTGGAAAACAGGGGGCCCAAAGGAGACGATTTACCTAATGTAGATAAAAGGCATAAAAACTAA
- a CDS encoding SusC/RagA family TonB-linked outer membrane protein, protein MNEFLLQKKWFVFLDKPKSQLLQKTIFCCLALLSFNLSSYAQSVVKGVVSDNEKNTLIGVTISVTGTNVRAMTGADGKYVINVPATGKSLTFSYVGLQSQTVEINSRTTVNITLSSGTDLDAVTIVGYGSVKKSDLTGAATTISAKDFNKGPLIAPDQLIQGKVAGVQMINNSGQPGGASTVRIRGNTAVTGSGQPLYIVDGVALDGRSARPTGNGGTATAPGDNKLAASGTSSAGNPLNFINPADIESMEILKDASATAIYGSRAAYGVVLITTKRGKSGETKIDVSASAGVSTLARSLKTLDGGEFRNALNKYGLTGLDYGENVDAMKAITRTGYNQNYSVAISGGNDGNVFRASLGYQNQQGIIRKSDFKKYSGAFNGNFKFLESKKLGLDVNMISNQYIENLPPISTDAGFTGSLIGQALSWNPTRSMYNPDGSIFIDQQSTTINPMAMLAASNDKSKVTTVLGSVSPYYKITPWLEFRMLASINYSTGIRRASTRSFLNLEGVKPNLPFTGGVASYSNTELITQQFTNTLNFNKEIANKLNLNAIVGYEFTNYINKGQNMTAKGFGDVDVDYTDIFHAVAPANRTANSYYDPTYQLQSYFARAIFNYDNKYLLTATFRADGSTKFGSDNRYGYFPSFAVAWNIKNEDFMKDVAWLNQLKLRAGYGKTGNQEFPSGSAQQRYDIVYSGTSQSLVGVNNENKKLKWQSDKQTNIGVDFGLFGNKITGSVDYFDKTTTDLLFPQIPLQPANPGVTVTWINLPGQIKNKGIELTLNANIIDKEDVSFSIGGNATFIKNKVKNVVGIIKTGTLNGQGLSDVTLEVIQDGLPLFAMVTREYKGLNAAGLSQYTEDGYKSYYLGNPNPNVILGFNLNARYKKLTFGANFNGSLGQKIYNNTANSVLPISNLGIGRNIASELLNSPVQESLANPIAASSRYIENGSYVKLANATIGYSIGNLGKAIKGMNVFINGQNLFVITKYTGFDPEVNVDKSLNGVPSAGIEYIPYPTSRTFNLGVNFSL, encoded by the coding sequence ATGAACGAGTTTTTACTACAAAAAAAGTGGTTTGTCTTTTTAGATAAACCTAAATCTCAGCTGTTGCAAAAAACAATTTTCTGTTGCCTTGCTTTGCTCAGCTTTAACTTATCTTCCTATGCCCAATCCGTAGTTAAGGGAGTGGTTTCTGATAATGAAAAAAATACTTTAATCGGTGTGACCATCTCTGTTACCGGGACAAATGTAAGAGCAATGACCGGTGCTGATGGTAAGTATGTGATTAATGTTCCTGCAACCGGAAAATCGCTGACTTTCAGTTATGTAGGGCTTCAGTCACAAACGGTGGAGATCAATAGCCGGACTACAGTAAATATCACCTTGTCCTCAGGTACTGATCTGGACGCGGTAACTATTGTAGGTTATGGATCTGTAAAGAAGAGCGATTTAACAGGTGCTGCAACTACAATTTCGGCTAAGGATTTTAATAAAGGGCCGCTAATTGCTCCTGATCAGCTGATTCAAGGTAAAGTTGCAGGTGTACAAATGATTAACAATAGCGGACAACCAGGTGGTGCTTCTACAGTTAGAATCAGGGGAAATACAGCTGTTACCGGCTCCGGACAACCTTTATATATTGTAGATGGAGTTGCGCTTGATGGAAGATCTGCAAGGCCGACTGGTAACGGTGGAACAGCTACAGCTCCCGGTGACAATAAGTTAGCTGCTTCCGGAACTTCATCGGCTGGCAATCCGCTTAACTTTATCAATCCTGCTGATATTGAATCGATGGAGATCTTAAAAGATGCATCGGCTACTGCAATTTATGGTTCAAGAGCTGCTTACGGTGTCGTTTTAATTACCACCAAGAGAGGTAAGAGTGGTGAAACCAAAATTGATGTAAGCGCATCAGCTGGAGTAAGCACACTGGCAAGAAGCCTTAAAACACTGGACGGTGGTGAGTTCCGTAATGCTTTAAATAAATATGGCTTAACAGGACTGGATTATGGTGAAAATGTAGATGCAATGAAAGCGATTACGCGTACTGGTTATAATCAAAATTATTCTGTGGCAATCAGCGGCGGTAATGACGGAAATGTTTTTCGTGCTTCTTTAGGTTATCAAAATCAACAAGGTATTATCAGAAAGAGTGATTTTAAAAAATATAGTGGAGCATTCAATGGAAACTTCAAGTTTCTGGAGAGTAAAAAATTGGGGTTAGATGTCAATATGATTAGTAATCAATATATAGAAAATCTTCCTCCAATATCTACAGATGCAGGTTTTACAGGTAGCTTAATAGGACAAGCCTTGTCCTGGAATCCTACCCGTTCCATGTATAATCCTGATGGATCTATATTTATTGATCAACAATCAACTACCATTAATCCAATGGCCATGCTGGCGGCTTCAAATGATAAGTCAAAAGTAACGACGGTTTTAGGAAGTGTATCACCTTATTACAAAATTACACCCTGGTTAGAATTCAGAATGTTAGCCAGTATAAATTATAGCACTGGTATCAGAAGGGCTTCTACCCGCAGTTTTCTGAACCTGGAAGGGGTAAAACCAAATCTTCCATTTACAGGTGGGGTAGCTAGTTATTCCAATACTGAATTGATTACGCAGCAATTTACCAATACACTGAATTTTAATAAAGAAATTGCGAATAAGCTTAATTTGAATGCGATAGTTGGTTATGAGTTTACCAATTATATCAATAAAGGTCAGAATATGACTGCGAAAGGATTTGGTGATGTAGATGTTGATTATACAGATATCTTTCATGCTGTTGCTCCGGCAAACCGCACAGCGAATTCTTATTATGATCCGACTTATCAATTGCAATCTTATTTTGCAAGAGCGATTTTTAATTATGATAATAAATATTTGTTAACTGCAACTTTCAGAGCAGATGGTTCAACCAAATTCGGTTCAGATAACCGTTATGGTTACTTCCCTTCATTTGCTGTAGCATGGAATATCAAGAACGAGGATTTCATGAAAGATGTTGCCTGGTTAAACCAGTTAAAACTGAGAGCTGGATACGGAAAAACAGGTAATCAGGAATTCCCGTCGGGATCTGCTCAACAACGTTATGACATCGTTTATTCAGGAACAAGCCAGTCACTTGTAGGGGTAAATAATGAGAATAAAAAATTAAAATGGCAATCTGATAAACAAACGAATATTGGTGTCGATTTTGGCCTTTTTGGTAATAAAATTACTGGATCGGTGGATTATTTTGATAAAACAACAACTGATCTTTTATTCCCGCAAATTCCATTGCAGCCAGCAAATCCGGGCGTAACTGTAACCTGGATTAATTTACCAGGACAAATTAAAAATAAAGGTATTGAGCTTACTTTGAATGCCAATATCATTGATAAAGAAGATGTTTCATTCTCTATAGGTGGTAATGCTACTTTTATTAAAAATAAAGTAAAAAATGTTGTAGGTATTATTAAAACAGGTACACTAAACGGACAAGGCCTAAGTGATGTTACATTAGAGGTTATTCAGGATGGTTTACCACTTTTTGCGATGGTAACCAGAGAATATAAAGGGTTGAATGCAGCTGGTTTATCTCAGTATACAGAAGATGGTTATAAATCTTATTATCTGGGTAATCCGAATCCAAATGTCATTCTTGGCTTTAACTTAAATGCGAGATATAAAAAACTGACATTCGGTGCAAATTTCAATGGATCATTAGGCCAGAAGATTTACAACAATACTGCGAACTCAGTGTTGCCAATTTCTAATCTTGGAATCGGTAGAAATATTGCTTCTGAATTGTTGAATTCTCCTGTTCAGGAGTCTCTGGCTAATCCAATTGCAGCTTCGTCCAGATATATTGAGAATGGCAGTTATGTGAAATTGGCCAATGCTACAATTGGTTATTCAATCGGTAATCTTGGAAAAGCAATTAAAGGAATGAACGTTTTCATCAATGGACAGAATTTATTTGTAATTACTAAATATACCGGATTTGATCCTGAGGTAAATGTTGATAAAAGCTTAAATGGAGTGCCTTCTGCAGGGATAGAGTACATTCCTTATCCAACGTCAAGAACGTTCAATTTAGGTGTAAACTTTTCTCTTTAA
- a CDS encoding HAD family hydrolase yields METSEPKILFFDIGGVLLTNGWGHDSRKLAAERFGLNYDELNTLHNYIFNVFEIGNITLDEYLDTVIFNHPRDFTREDFKEFVYSRSKELPGLLQWMKEWKRDCGFRVISINNEGKELNTYRVKKFKLHECFDAFVSSCDVKMRKPDPNIFLLALGIAQARPEQCYYFDDRIFQVETAKSLGMHAYHHTSFEETKEILERIKKEISEPQ; encoded by the coding sequence ATGGAAACTTCAGAACCTAAGATACTTTTTTTTGATATCGGTGGCGTACTGCTTACCAATGGCTGGGGACACGATTCCCGCAAATTAGCTGCGGAAAGATTCGGACTCAATTATGATGAGCTGAATACATTGCACAATTATATTTTCAATGTTTTTGAAATCGGAAATATTACACTGGATGAGTATTTGGATACGGTTATTTTTAATCATCCAAGAGATTTTACCAGGGAAGATTTTAAAGAGTTTGTTTATTCCAGATCCAAAGAACTCCCTGGTTTATTACAATGGATGAAAGAATGGAAAAGAGATTGTGGTTTCCGGGTAATCTCGATTAATAATGAAGGTAAAGAGTTGAATACCTACAGAGTAAAGAAATTTAAATTACACGAATGTTTTGATGCTTTTGTCTCTTCTTGTGATGTAAAGATGCGTAAGCCAGATCCAAATATCTTTTTACTGGCTTTAGGCATTGCACAGGCCAGACCTGAACAATGTTATTACTTTGATGACAGAATATTCCAGGTTGAAACAGCCAAGAGCCTTGGAATGCATGCTTATCACCATACGAGTTTTGAAGAAACAAAAGAAATTCTGGAAAGAATAAAAAAGGAAATTTCTGAGCCCCAATAA
- a CDS encoding CDGSH iron-sulfur domain-containing protein translates to MSKTKLTINNNGSVKIEGDFEIVDRNGNVYGLQGREVLSICRCGLSKNKPFCDGAHNGHFEHEAIAFDLPPKKV, encoded by the coding sequence ATGTCGAAGACAAAACTTACAATCAATAATAATGGGTCTGTAAAGATCGAGGGCGATTTTGAAATCGTTGACAGAAATGGTAATGTATATGGACTGCAAGGCAGAGAAGTACTTTCAATTTGCCGTTGTGGATTGTCAAAAAATAAACCTTTCTGTGATGGCGCACATAACGGCCATTTTGAGCATGAGGCTATCGCATTTGATCTTCCTCCTAAAAAAGTTTAA
- a CDS encoding ATP-binding protein codes for MQADQKRGMRFIFISILMTITFVSGCSPKKNTAIKFPVKEPLQLVPQESLYFLITALIITTIFTFIACYLLYQNHAKNKQLELKNRESLIQQEELIALSTASQATAEAKFSFFTHISNAFRVPLTLILLPLDEMLDSKNSLNIPKQQLNLIHKNVQRLLLMVNQLTDFRKIEYDKMKLEPTCQDLVAFSRDIIASFKALASRKNIELKLSSSVKEIMVWFDKNMFDKVLFNLLSNAIKFSPENGKIQFSIKTDSADQTVDISVSDSGNGMTEEEIKHVFDLFYQADKRNFFGSGLGLSLSKEITELHQGTITIQSQKGYGTTFYIKLPLKQQSISETPAISNDFAISSGQLSQYTVGILPDSLPEAVIAEQDNYLNEETLLIIEENEELLEYLKNSFKEEYEVLTASSNSVGLKLAYEMIPDLIITDITLNEQFTLQITSALKNDDRTSHIPIIILTANGDEAHKISEFKQMADLYMTKPFNFILLKESVKSLLWNRKVLQRKFSNESPVTQQTIPLSRSDKKFMHDFTSTIEQNIANDKFNVDDIASALGISRIQLYRKTKVLLDCTINDYILNRRLKKAKYLLINEDLSISEITYQVGFSSPTYFSTVFKSKYNCTPSSYKKQIGSNT; via the coding sequence ATGCAAGCAGACCAAAAGAGAGGCATGCGTTTCATCTTTATTTCCATACTGATGACAATCACTTTCGTTTCCGGATGTTCTCCGAAAAAAAACACAGCTATAAAATTCCCGGTTAAAGAGCCTTTACAGCTTGTACCACAAGAAAGCTTATATTTTTTGATAACTGCACTGATCATTACCACCATCTTTACCTTTATTGCCTGTTATTTACTTTATCAGAACCACGCAAAAAACAAACAGCTAGAATTAAAAAACAGAGAAAGTCTGATACAACAAGAAGAGCTTATTGCTTTATCGACTGCCTCGCAAGCAACAGCAGAAGCAAAATTCAGCTTCTTTACTCATATTTCTAATGCATTCCGGGTTCCGCTGACTTTGATTCTTCTTCCTCTGGATGAAATGCTCGACAGTAAAAACTCTCTGAACATTCCTAAACAACAATTGAATCTGATTCACAAAAATGTACAACGGTTACTCTTGATGGTCAATCAACTTACAGATTTCAGAAAAATAGAGTATGATAAAATGAAACTTGAGCCGACCTGTCAGGACCTTGTGGCTTTTTCCAGAGATATTATTGCCTCTTTTAAAGCACTTGCTTCGAGAAAAAACATAGAATTAAAACTATCAAGTTCTGTTAAAGAAATCATGGTCTGGTTTGATAAAAACATGTTTGATAAGGTATTATTTAACTTGTTGTCCAACGCTATTAAGTTTAGTCCTGAAAATGGAAAAATACAATTCAGCATAAAAACTGATTCAGCTGACCAAACCGTAGATATCAGCGTATCAGACAGTGGTAATGGGATGACCGAAGAAGAAATCAAGCACGTATTTGACTTATTTTATCAAGCAGATAAACGCAATTTCTTTGGGTCTGGTCTTGGGCTTTCTCTCTCTAAAGAAATTACCGAATTACACCAGGGTACTATAACTATTCAGAGTCAAAAAGGATATGGAACCACATTCTATATTAAACTACCCTTAAAACAACAATCTATTTCTGAAACGCCTGCAATAAGCAATGATTTCGCTATAAGCTCCGGCCAATTAAGTCAGTATACCGTTGGTATTCTGCCAGACAGCTTACCAGAAGCAGTTATTGCGGAGCAAGACAACTATTTAAACGAAGAAACTTTGCTCATTATTGAAGAAAATGAAGAACTCCTGGAATATCTGAAAAACAGTTTCAAAGAAGAATATGAAGTATTAACCGCCAGCAGTAACTCCGTAGGCCTGAAACTAGCTTATGAAATGATTCCAGATCTCATTATTACAGACATCACTTTGAATGAGCAATTTACACTACAAATCACTTCTGCATTAAAAAATGATGACAGGACATCTCATATTCCTATTATCATATTAACAGCAAATGGAGATGAAGCACATAAAATCAGTGAATTTAAACAAATGGCAGATCTGTATATGACCAAGCCCTTTAATTTCATCTTATTAAAAGAAAGTGTTAAAAGTCTACTTTGGAACAGGAAAGTACTCCAAAGAAAATTCAGTAATGAAAGCCCGGTTACGCAACAAACCATTCCATTAAGCAGATCAGATAAGAAGTTTATGCATGATTTCACCAGTACCATTGAACAGAATATTGCGAATGATAAGTTTAATGTAGATGATATTGCCAGTGCGCTGGGGATATCAAGAATTCAATTGTACCGGAAAACGAAAGTACTGCTGGATTGTACAATCAACGATTATATTTTAAACCGCAGGCTCAAAAAAGCCAAATATCTTTTGATCAATGAGGACCTGTCTATTTCTGAAATTACCTACCAGGTTGGATTCTCCTCCCCCACTTATTTTTCTACTGTCTTCAAATCAAAATATAATTGCACGCCATCATCCTATAAAAAACAAATAGGTTCAAATACCTAA
- a CDS encoding DUF1080 domain-containing protein — protein sequence MYLQKAIITTVLIAGIGLATANAQAKHEDTEFYTPVPKKVTPGKTMNTAPSDAVILFDGKNLDSWVMTDDRTKPAQWTVANGQLTVNKKAGNIETKQSFGNYQLHIEWQVPKNITGTGQLRGNSGLFLASMGKGDLGYELQILDSYDNKTYTNGMAGSIYKQTTPLVNPSLKPGEWQTYDVIWTAPTFKADSTVNTPAKVTVLYNGVLVQNNFELKGPTQYVGTASYAKAHGPLPVKLQAHGDKSEPISYRNIWIREL from the coding sequence ATGTACTTACAAAAAGCAATAATTACCACAGTACTAATCGCCGGAATAGGGCTGGCAACAGCAAATGCCCAGGCTAAACATGAGGATACAGAATTTTATACTCCAGTACCAAAGAAAGTAACTCCTGGAAAAACAATGAATACAGCTCCTTCTGATGCTGTCATTTTATTTGACGGTAAAAATCTGGACTCCTGGGTAATGACTGATGACCGTACCAAGCCTGCACAATGGACAGTAGCCAATGGTCAGCTGACCGTTAATAAAAAAGCGGGTAATATTGAAACCAAACAATCCTTTGGTAATTACCAGTTACATATCGAATGGCAAGTACCAAAAAACATCACAGGAACAGGACAACTTCGTGGTAACAGCGGTCTTTTTCTGGCTTCTATGGGTAAAGGTGATCTGGGATATGAACTTCAGATTCTGGATTCATATGACAATAAAACTTATACCAATGGTATGGCCGGCAGTATCTATAAACAGACTACTCCACTGGTTAATCCTTCCCTGAAACCAGGAGAATGGCAAACCTACGATGTGATCTGGACTGCACCAACCTTTAAAGCAGACAGTACAGTAAATACGCCAGCAAAAGTAACCGTTTTATACAATGGCGTTTTAGTTCAGAATAACTTTGAATTAAAAGGCCCAACTCAATATGTGGGTACAGCCTCTTATGCAAAAGCACATGGACCGCTCCCTGTTAAGTTACAAGCGCATGGCGACAAGAGTGAACCGATAAGCTACCGTAATATCTGGATCAGAGAACTTTAA
- a CDS encoding carboxypeptidase regulatory-like domain-containing protein codes for MKKTLRLLLMLLTLVWAGNSAFAQGVTTASVNGVVTDGKAPIPGATVVLTHIPTGTVYAVETRSNGRYNLINVKIGGPYTLKISYIGFKQYVQNNLTLSIGQDQAINVKMDDSSTDLKEVKVVGTQGKVMNSSRTGARETITRAQIDALPTINRSLADFTKLTPSASSTSAMSFGGRSSTFNNITVDGALFNNSFGLSGTLGGQANSQPISLDAIDQIQVDLAPYDVRQGFFTGAGVNTVIKSGTNDIKGSVYYYGRGTGLTGYKAGTSEVTKVPFDYNTRGLSIGGPIIKNKLFFFVSGEQERISNPGTTFIASRPGLSGGTISKASASVLDDIANTLKSRYGYDPGAYENYSYKTQSDKITVKLDWNIDKNNTLSAKYFYLKSSKNQPPNSAGGIINDKVGAGSTRGAGPGSLPFFGAGYTINNNFNIGMLELNSKISNTISNKLTVGYSALRDFRDPLSSKNVPMVDIDNGVTDATGKIITAPSGVLTSFGYELYTAGNLLSSNIGQLSDDLTIFAGKHEITLGTSNQSQSFTNGFAPNYNGLYTYNSASDFINNLPAASYNYRNAANGGDLPLVSIKSYNFSLYAQDKFRVRDNFVLTYGLRADYNYYPTKLDPNPNAAALTFQQGIQVDVSKLPKSRIQLSPRVGFNWDVNGDHTTQVRGGTGLFAGLTPFVWISNQASNTGTLFSSGTVNGTKTPNDPRLIYNPDVNGNRPSGAVAANTSYELDVTDPNLKYPKIWRTNLAVDQQLPFGIIGTLEGSFTKDINAIYHQNLVLPDSYNTLPGVEGQIRYTSNNRTSNNGAPVSAANPNISGLYYLSNTNKGYSYFVTAQLQKSFLNGFYANVAYTHTGSKDVNDGGSTASNIWAGRPTTGNPNDQSLSNSTYVMPSRFIASLAYRKEYHKNYATSIGLFFESANNGAVSYITSGDPNNDGAANDLMFIPKSKGDINLVADFAGDTRTPDQIWNQLNSFISQDKYLSQHRGEYTKRNGVILPYFQRADLNITQDFFVKSGKSRNQKNTIRVEFNIINLGNFLNRNWGLYENSFNGFNTGSVAVLKYQGTDAVTGKANYSFPYLDKDNLIPVTNSTKVNTDQVSRWQAQIGVRYIFN; via the coding sequence ATGAAAAAAACCTTACGCTTATTATTAATGCTGCTGACCTTGGTCTGGGCAGGGAATTCTGCTTTTGCCCAGGGAGTCACCACTGCTTCGGTCAATGGTGTGGTAACTGATGGAAAAGCACCGATACCTGGGGCAACTGTGGTATTGACACATATACCTACAGGTACAGTTTATGCGGTTGAAACCCGTAGTAATGGACGATACAATCTGATCAATGTTAAAATTGGCGGGCCATACACACTGAAAATATCTTATATCGGCTTTAAGCAATATGTTCAGAACAATTTGACGCTTTCCATAGGACAGGATCAGGCAATCAACGTTAAAATGGATGACAGTTCAACTGATCTGAAAGAGGTAAAAGTAGTTGGTACACAGGGTAAAGTAATGAACTCCTCGCGTACTGGTGCCAGGGAGACGATTACCCGTGCACAGATTGATGCTTTACCAACGATCAACAGGTCTCTGGCAGATTTTACTAAATTAACTCCTTCTGCAAGTAGTACAAGTGCAATGAGTTTTGGAGGAAGAAGCAGCACTTTTAACAATATTACAGTTGATGGGGCTTTGTTTAACAATTCTTTTGGTCTTTCTGGTACGCTGGGGGGGCAGGCAAATTCGCAGCCGATTTCTTTAGATGCAATTGATCAGATCCAGGTTGATCTGGCTCCTTATGATGTACGCCAGGGATTTTTTACTGGTGCGGGTGTAAATACAGTTATCAAATCTGGTACAAATGATATTAAAGGCTCTGTTTATTATTATGGCCGGGGCACTGGTTTAACCGGTTATAAAGCGGGTACTTCTGAAGTAACTAAAGTCCCTTTTGATTACAATACCAGGGGATTGAGTATCGGTGGGCCAATTATTAAAAACAAACTGTTCTTTTTTGTGTCTGGTGAGCAGGAAAGGATCAGTAACCCGGGTACTACATTCATTGCTTCAAGACCTGGTTTAAGTGGTGGAACTATTTCAAAGGCAAGTGCATCAGTTTTAGATGATATTGCCAATACTTTAAAATCAAGATATGGTTATGATCCGGGAGCTTATGAAAATTATAGTTATAAGACACAGAGTGATAAGATCACTGTGAAGCTAGACTGGAATATTGATAAAAACAATACTTTAAGTGCGAAGTATTTTTATCTTAAATCTTCCAAAAATCAACCTCCGAATAGTGCAGGTGGCATTATTAATGATAAAGTTGGTGCCGGGTCTACGCGTGGTGCTGGCCCTGGTTCTCTGCCTTTCTTTGGCGCAGGTTATACCATCAATAATAATTTTAATATCGGAATGCTGGAACTGAACAGTAAAATCAGTAACACCATCTCTAATAAATTAACAGTTGGTTACTCTGCTTTACGCGATTTCCGCGATCCGCTATCGTCTAAAAATGTACCGATGGTAGATATTGATAATGGGGTAACTGATGCGACGGGGAAAATTATTACTGCTCCAAGTGGTGTCTTAACAAGCTTTGGTTATGAGCTATATACGGCCGGTAACTTGTTAAGTTCAAATATTGGACAGCTTTCTGATGATTTGACAATTTTTGCAGGTAAACATGAAATTACTTTAGGAACGAGTAACCAGTCTCAGAGTTTTACAAATGGGTTTGCGCCTAATTATAATGGTTTATATACTTATAACTCTGCTTCAGATTTTATCAATAATCTTCCTGCTGCGTCTTATAATTACCGTAATGCTGCAAATGGCGGAGATTTGCCTTTAGTCAGTATAAAATCCTATAACTTCAGTTTGTATGCACAGGATAAGTTCCGTGTAAGAGATAATTTTGTACTGACTTATGGTTTAAGAGCTGATTATAATTATTATCCTACCAAGCTTGACCCAAATCCAAATGCAGCAGCATTAACTTTTCAGCAGGGCATACAGGTTGATGTTTCCAAATTGCCAAAAAGCAGGATTCAGTTGTCACCACGCGTAGGCTTTAACTGGGATGTAAATGGTGATCATACGACCCAGGTTCGTGGTGGTACAGGATTATTTGCTGGTTTAACGCCATTTGTATGGATTTCTAACCAGGCATCAAATACGGGGACATTATTTAGTTCTGGTACTGTGAATGGAACTAAAACGCCTAATGATCCGCGTTTAATTTATAATCCGGACGTCAACGGGAATCGTCCTTCGGGAGCAGTTGCAGCGAATACTTCTTATGAACTGGATGTTACAGACCCTAATTTGAAATACCCGAAAATCTGGAGAACCAATCTTGCGGTAGATCAGCAATTGCCGTTTGGTATTATTGGTACTTTGGAGGGATCTTTTACGAAAGATATTAATGCTATTTATCATCAGAATCTTGTTCTTCCTGACAGTTATAATACGTTACCTGGTGTTGAAGGTCAGATCCGGTATACTTCTAATAACAGAACTTCTAACAATGGAGCACCGGTTAGTGCCGCTAATCCAAATATTTCAGGTTTATACTACCTGAGCAATACGAATAAAGGTTATTCTTATTTTGTGACAGCACAGTTGCAGAAAAGTTTCCTGAATGGATTTTATGCGAATGTCGCTTATACGCACACGGGTTCTAAGGACGTGAATGATGGTGGGTCTACGGCAAGTAATATCTGGGCGGGCAGACCAACAACTGGTAATCCTAATGACCAGAGTTTATCGAATAGTACTTATGTAATGCCAAGCCGTTTTATTGCTTCACTGGCTTACAGAAAGGAATACCACAAGAATTATGCAACTTCAATTGGTTTATTCTTTGAGTCTGCTAATAATGGTGCGGTTTCTTATATCACCAGTGGTGATCCAAATAATGATGGTGCGGCAAATGATTTGATGTTTATTCCTAAAAGTAAGGGTGATATTAATTTAGTTGCTGATTTTGCGGGAGACACCAGGACACCTGACCAAATCTGGAATCAATTAAATTCATTTATTAGTCAGGATAAGTATCTAAGTCAGCATAGGGGAGAGTATACGAAAAGAAATGGGGTGATTTTACCTTATTTCCAACGTGCTGATTTAAATATTACCCAGGATTTCTTTGTTAAATCCGGTAAATCAAGAAATCAGAAAAATACAATCAGGGTTGAATTTAATATCATCAACCTGGGTAATTTCTTAAATCGTAACTGGGGTTTGTATGAAAACTCATTCAATGGGTTTAATACAGGATCGGTCGCTGTTCTTAAATACCAGGGAACTGATGCGGTTACTGGCAAAGCAAATTATTCGTTTCCTTACCTGGATAAGGATAATTTAATTCCTGTAACAAATTCCACAAAAGTAAATACTGACCAGGTTTCGCGCTGGCAGGCACAAATTGGAGTAAGGTATATCTTCAATTAA